In Sporosarcina psychrophila, a genomic segment contains:
- a CDS encoding UDP-N-acetylmuramoyl-tripeptide--D-alanyl-D-alanine ligase — protein MKRKLSEIADWIQAAGQNLEDIFATGVSIDSRTASAGDLFIPFRGEQVNGHNYVEQAIKQGAVASLWMKDEPDPPANVPLIFVENPELALQEMARIYRGMLQCKVVGITGSNGKTSTKDLIASVLSPYFNVRKTEGNYNNELGLPLTILSLEEDTEFAILEMGMSGFGEISFLSKLAKPHFAVITNIGEAHMQDLGSRAGIAKAKFEIIDGLQEGGKLFYDGDEPLLQGLVDQLTAVQAVSFGYEKETMLSLEKIESGDEGSRFTVTGLLDGEFTIPVYGAHQVKNALAAILIANEAAISVDDIRGSLRQASLTDMRMQPVSVDNGALFINDAYNAAPTSMRAALAFMEDTELRKEKWVVLADMLELGDEEQVYHENLADELVAMKLEGILLYGPRMKWLHDKLQNGGMETRLLWSEKDYTPIVNALREYTGVDSIVLLKGSRGMALEYILEDLMGKGAGK, from the coding sequence GTGAAACGGAAGTTAAGCGAAATCGCTGATTGGATACAGGCGGCTGGCCAAAATTTAGAAGACATATTCGCAACGGGTGTGTCCATTGATTCAAGAACTGCATCGGCGGGGGACCTATTTATCCCTTTTCGTGGGGAACAAGTAAATGGTCACAATTATGTGGAACAAGCGATTAAACAGGGTGCTGTCGCATCTTTATGGATGAAAGATGAACCGGATCCACCTGCAAATGTGCCGTTAATTTTCGTCGAGAATCCCGAGTTGGCGCTCCAGGAAATGGCACGCATTTATCGGGGGATGCTTCAATGTAAAGTCGTCGGCATTACAGGGTCGAATGGCAAAACATCAACAAAGGATTTAATTGCAAGTGTATTGTCTCCGTATTTCAACGTCCGAAAAACGGAAGGGAACTATAATAATGAACTTGGTTTACCATTGACGATATTGTCGCTTGAGGAAGATACCGAGTTTGCAATCTTGGAAATGGGCATGAGTGGGTTCGGGGAAATTTCCTTTTTATCGAAACTGGCGAAACCACATTTTGCTGTGATTACGAATATCGGAGAAGCGCATATGCAGGATCTTGGATCGCGTGCAGGAATCGCCAAAGCGAAATTCGAAATTATCGATGGATTGCAAGAAGGTGGCAAGCTATTTTACGACGGCGACGAACCGCTTCTACAAGGTCTTGTTGATCAGCTTACTGCAGTTCAAGCTGTTTCGTTTGGCTATGAAAAAGAAACGATGTTGTCACTCGAAAAGATTGAATCTGGCGATGAAGGAAGTCGTTTTACAGTCACTGGCTTACTAGACGGAGAATTCACAATCCCTGTATACGGGGCGCATCAAGTTAAAAATGCGCTGGCTGCAATTCTTATTGCAAATGAAGCAGCTATCAGTGTCGATGACATCCGCGGATCACTTCGCCAAGCGTCCTTAACGGATATGCGTATGCAGCCGGTTAGTGTCGATAATGGTGCATTGTTCATTAATGACGCATACAACGCAGCACCGACATCAATGCGTGCAGCACTTGCTTTCATGGAGGATACTGAATTACGTAAAGAAAAATGGGTTGTACTTGCTGATATGTTAGAACTGGGTGACGAAGAGCAGGTTTATCATGAAAATCTAGCCGATGAACTGGTTGCGATGAAGCTAGAAGGCATTCTACTCTATGGTCCGCGTATGAAATGGTTACATGATAAATTGCAAAACGGTGGCATGGAAACGCGGCTATTATGGTCAGAAAAGGATTATACTCCTATTGTGAACGCACTCCGGGAATATACTGGCGTAGATTCGATTGTACTGTTAAAAGGTTCACGGGGAATGGCACTTGAATATATTCTAGAAGATCTGATGGGTAAAGGAGCCGGGAAATGA
- a CDS encoding alpha/beta hydrolase, whose product MKTGVLFIHGFTGGPFEVRPLVNFLKMKTNWQLAIPTLTGHGITLNLEKGSAASWLMEAELALKRLQKEVDRVIVVGFSMGGLIAMYLGLRYKIDKLVLLSAAARYISPRILLKEMRIMLAKPLMKKYPPNTFYHLYEYKLAHTPLRAVFEFLRIVSIVKPYYGLIKTPVCIVQGEKDGIVPFTTAEHLLKKLGSEKKEFIKSPVGKHHICYSDDCDNWFNEVLRFMRED is encoded by the coding sequence ATGAAAACGGGCGTGCTATTCATACATGGCTTTACAGGCGGTCCATTTGAAGTAAGGCCGCTTGTGAATTTCTTGAAAATGAAAACGAACTGGCAGTTAGCTATACCGACATTGACTGGCCATGGCATCACGCTGAATCTTGAAAAAGGATCCGCTGCTTCCTGGTTGATGGAAGCGGAACTTGCACTTAAAAGACTGCAAAAAGAAGTCGACCGCGTAATCGTGGTCGGCTTTTCGATGGGCGGACTGATTGCGATGTATCTTGGACTGAGGTATAAAATCGACAAACTTGTCTTGTTAAGCGCGGCGGCAAGATATATAAGTCCACGCATCCTTTTGAAAGAGATGAGAATCATGTTGGCAAAACCGCTTATGAAAAAATATCCACCAAATACATTTTATCATTTGTATGAATATAAGCTTGCACACACACCGTTGCGTGCAGTCTTCGAATTTTTACGCATTGTGAGCATCGTCAAACCTTATTATGGTTTGATTAAAACACCTGTATGTATCGTTCAAGGTGAGAAAGATGGAATTGTCCCGTTTACTACCGCTGAGCACTTGTTAAAAAAACTTGGCTCCGAAAAAAAGGAATTCATAAAATCACCTGTTGGGAAGCATCATATCTGTTACAGCGATGACTGTGACAATTGGTTCAATGAAGTGCTTCGGTTCATGCGGGAAGATTGA
- a CDS encoding DEAD/DEAH box helicase, whose protein sequence is MTNFSELNISESTQRALAKMGFEEATPIQEGTVRFGMEGRDVIGQAQTGTGKTAAFGIPIIEKVDIRNTAVQALVIAPTRELAIQVSEEIYRIGADKRVRILSVYGGQEIGRQIRALRNNPQIIVGTPGRILDHIKRKTLKLDGVQTLVLDEADEMLNMGFIEDINTILASVPAERQTLLFSATMPGPIRKIAETFMKNPEMVKIKSKEMTVENIEQFFVKSQEREKFDILSRLLNVQQPELAIIFGRTKRRVDELSQALGIRGYIAEGIHGDLTQAKRMSVLKQFKEGKVDILVATDVAARGLDISGVTHVYNFDIPQDPESYVHRIGRTGRAGKSGVAITFVTPREMGYLRIVEETTKKQMTPLNPPSSDEAILGQQRVAVEQLTEIVTKNELSDYTHLAADLLEKFEAKDLVAAALRSLTREPNDTPVSISEERPLPSRGNSRGGGGGYKGNRSGGRPSSGGGGRGYGGGARRSGGSGGNAPSGSRDGARRDSGSRSRTTKSDR, encoded by the coding sequence TTGACTAATTTTTCAGAATTAAATATCAGTGAATCAACACAACGCGCGCTAGCTAAAATGGGGTTTGAAGAAGCAACGCCAATCCAAGAAGGTACTGTCCGTTTTGGTATGGAAGGTCGCGACGTTATCGGCCAGGCACAAACTGGTACTGGTAAAACAGCTGCATTTGGTATTCCAATCATTGAAAAGGTTGATATCAGAAACACTGCAGTACAGGCACTTGTAATTGCTCCAACACGCGAATTGGCTATTCAGGTTTCTGAAGAAATCTACAGAATTGGTGCTGACAAACGTGTACGCATTCTTTCTGTTTACGGTGGACAAGAAATTGGACGTCAGATCCGTGCATTGCGCAATAACCCACAAATCATCGTTGGTACGCCAGGACGTATTCTTGACCATATCAAACGTAAAACATTGAAATTAGACGGCGTACAAACACTTGTACTTGACGAAGCAGATGAAATGTTGAACATGGGCTTCATCGAAGACATCAACACAATTCTTGCGAGTGTACCGGCTGAGCGCCAAACACTTCTATTCTCGGCTACTATGCCTGGACCAATCCGCAAAATTGCAGAAACGTTCATGAAAAACCCGGAAATGGTTAAAATCAAGTCTAAAGAAATGACTGTTGAAAATATCGAACAGTTCTTCGTTAAATCACAAGAACGCGAAAAGTTTGATATCCTTTCACGTCTTCTAAATGTTCAACAACCTGAACTTGCAATCATCTTTGGTCGTACAAAACGTCGCGTTGACGAACTATCTCAGGCACTAGGTATCCGCGGATACATTGCTGAAGGAATTCACGGCGACTTGACTCAAGCGAAACGGATGTCTGTCCTTAAGCAATTCAAAGAAGGTAAAGTTGATATCCTTGTTGCAACTGACGTTGCGGCACGTGGACTCGATATTTCAGGCGTAACACACGTTTACAACTTCGATATTCCACAAGATCCTGAAAGCTATGTTCACCGTATTGGTCGTACAGGACGCGCAGGGAAAAGTGGAGTAGCAATTACATTCGTAACACCACGTGAAATGGGTTACCTTCGTATTGTAGAAGAAACAACTAAAAAACAAATGACTCCATTGAACCCACCATCTTCTGACGAAGCAATTCTTGGTCAGCAACGTGTGGCTGTGGAACAACTTACTGAAATTGTTACTAAAAATGAATTGAGTGATTATACACATCTTGCAGCTGATTTGCTTGAGAAATTTGAAGCTAAAGATCTAGTTGCAGCAGCACTTCGTTCATTAACTCGCGAACCGAATGATACACCTGTATCTATTTCGGAAGAGCGTCCATTACCATCACGCGGAAATTCTCGCGGCGGCGGCGGTGGTTATAAAGGTAACCGTAGCGGCGGACGTCCATCAAGCGGTGGCGGCGGACGTGGTTATGGCGGCGGAGCTCGTCGTAGTGGCGGAAGTGGCGGCAACGCACCAAGCGGTAGCCGTGACGGAGCTAGAAGAGACAGCGGCAGTCGTTCACGTACTACTAAATCAGATCGTTAA
- a CDS encoding PH domain-containing protein — MREQPVNRISEKGLKVWRLYGIMETGFLLLVAIAAGVLAYIFEGPWWIYAVAAVVVILFAYFFIYLFPKVKWMRWRYEVRESEIELQHGIFIVKRTLIPMVRVQHVDTAQGPILRKYNLAEITISTAATNHTIPALVMEEADELRSRISALARVAEEDV, encoded by the coding sequence ATGAGAGAACAACCGGTGAATCGTATATCGGAAAAAGGATTAAAGGTATGGAGATTATACGGCATTATGGAAACAGGATTCCTTTTACTTGTAGCAATTGCCGCGGGGGTATTGGCTTATATATTTGAAGGTCCATGGTGGATATATGCGGTGGCTGCGGTTGTCGTAATCCTATTCGCGTACTTTTTCATTTATTTATTTCCCAAAGTTAAATGGATGCGATGGCGCTATGAAGTGCGTGAATCAGAAATTGAGCTGCAACATGGTATTTTTATCGTCAAACGGACGTTGATTCCAATGGTGCGTGTTCAGCACGTAGACACCGCGCAAGGACCGATTTTACGAAAATATAACTTGGCGGAAATCACGATTTCCACGGCGGCGACGAATCATACAATACCTGCTCTTGTGATGGAAGAGGCGGATGAACTTCGGAGCAGGATATCAGCGCTTGCAAGGGTGGCGGAAGAAGATGTCTGA
- a CDS encoding PH domain-containing protein has product MSETRYKLHWITAIIEVLKTAKDAILPIIVLVFANGLNDVGSGKWYLDYLSFIIFGVLIIAFFITGIIKWKRFEYWFEDNELRIEYGLFVKKKRYIPFDRIQSLDYTEGILHRPFKLVKVKVETAGSSSSKKSEAELTAITKEAASRIEMEIAQAKSGKKETLLENGELPEIIQAVEEPQRKSVFTMSSKGLLILATTSGGIGIILSGVGIFLSQFAEMIPFQWMYEEISGFIKFGLLIVAIAVFLGFVFVWGISVAMTFLAYYGFTVSLEKEDIVITRGLLEKKRMTVPLNRVQSVRIIENPFRQLFGYAAVAIDSAGGGGAEGAKINLFPLVKKADIYGPLKEIFPDLILDEPTEKLPARGKRFFYRSDFLWMIPAIGALTYFFFPYGLLSLLIVPVIVLFGLWQHRSAAYGISGNQLTMRFRNLSLQTAFLMKKRIQSMEMKQNYFHKRKSVATLATNIKSGMSTFSAQVHHMEESEAEKLLSWYEKNSKDA; this is encoded by the coding sequence ATGTCTGAGACACGCTATAAATTACACTGGATTACAGCCATTATTGAAGTATTGAAGACAGCGAAAGATGCGATATTACCGATTATTGTCCTCGTTTTTGCGAATGGACTGAATGATGTGGGATCTGGGAAATGGTATTTAGATTACTTATCCTTCATCATTTTCGGAGTCCTCATTATCGCTTTTTTCATCACAGGTATTATTAAGTGGAAACGTTTTGAATACTGGTTTGAAGATAATGAACTTCGAATCGAATATGGGTTATTTGTGAAAAAGAAACGCTATATTCCGTTTGACCGAATTCAAAGCCTCGATTATACGGAAGGGATTTTGCACCGACCTTTCAAACTTGTCAAAGTGAAAGTGGAGACAGCAGGTAGCTCCTCTTCGAAAAAGTCGGAGGCAGAATTGACCGCGATTACGAAAGAGGCGGCAAGTAGAATTGAAATGGAAATAGCGCAGGCGAAAAGTGGTAAGAAGGAAACTTTGCTGGAAAATGGAGAACTGCCAGAAATAATTCAAGCAGTGGAAGAACCGCAAAGGAAATCAGTTTTTACAATGTCATCGAAAGGTCTGCTTATCCTAGCGACTACATCAGGTGGGATTGGAATTATTCTTTCGGGCGTGGGGATCTTCTTATCGCAGTTTGCGGAGATGATACCGTTTCAATGGATGTATGAAGAGATTTCAGGCTTCATCAAGTTCGGTCTTCTTATCGTTGCAATTGCTGTGTTTTTAGGATTCGTTTTTGTGTGGGGGATATCGGTTGCCATGACATTCCTGGCATATTACGGTTTTACTGTTTCACTTGAAAAAGAAGACATCGTTATTACGCGCGGTCTACTTGAGAAAAAACGGATGACAGTGCCGCTGAACAGGGTTCAAAGCGTACGTATTATTGAGAATCCTTTTAGGCAACTATTCGGCTACGCTGCTGTCGCAATTGATAGTGCGGGAGGAGGCGGAGCGGAAGGGGCGAAAATAAATTTATTTCCTTTGGTAAAAAAAGCGGATATCTATGGACCATTGAAAGAGATATTCCCGGATCTTATACTTGATGAACCGACGGAAAAACTGCCAGCACGCGGCAAGCGCTTTTTCTATCGTAGCGATTTCCTATGGATGATTCCTGCGATCGGCGCATTGACATACTTTTTCTTTCCATACGGGTTGTTGTCACTTCTCATCGTACCGGTCATTGTCCTATTCGGATTATGGCAACATCGATCGGCTGCTTACGGGATATCGGGTAATCAGCTGACGATGCGATTCAGGAACCTTAGCCTTCAGACCGCTTTCTTGATGAAAAAAAGAATTCAATCGATGGAAATGAAACAAAACTACTTCCACAAACGAAAAAGTGTAGCCACATTAGCCACTAACATCAAATCTGGTATGAGTACTTTTAGTGCACAAGTACATCATATGGAAGAGTCAGAAGCCGAGAAGCTGCTTTCGTGGTATGAGAAGAATTCGAAGGATGCTTGA
- a CDS encoding rhomboid family intramembrane serine protease has translation MFSRTESFSQYIRLYPVVTFFLALNILIYLVTIIPVIGTQVLYAGVGVNFLISDGEWWRLLTPMFLHGGIMHLLFNMFSLFIFGPELEKIAGKARFLTIYMLSGIFANIATFFLQAPNYQSLGASGAVFGILGAFGALVYYTKHILPQLRQIILPIIVISIVMTYVQPNINATAHIAGLIVGFLIGLSYFHPKRIVSWKSKKR, from the coding sequence ATGTTTAGCCGTACAGAAAGCTTCTCGCAATACATCCGCCTCTATCCGGTGGTGACGTTTTTCCTTGCTTTGAATATCCTTATTTATCTCGTGACGATCATCCCGGTTATCGGGACACAAGTATTATACGCCGGCGTCGGCGTCAACTTCCTTATCTCCGACGGGGAATGGTGGAGACTTCTAACACCGATGTTCCTTCACGGTGGTATCATGCATCTACTGTTTAATATGTTCTCTCTTTTCATTTTCGGACCTGAACTTGAGAAAATCGCAGGTAAGGCACGCTTCCTGACAATATATATGCTATCGGGCATTTTCGCTAATATTGCCACATTTTTCCTACAAGCCCCTAACTATCAAAGTCTCGGCGCAAGTGGTGCAGTTTTTGGGATTCTCGGAGCATTTGGAGCACTTGTCTATTATACGAAGCATATCTTACCGCAGCTAAGACAGATTATCCTTCCAATTATTGTTATCAGCATAGTTATGACCTATGTCCAGCCCAACATTAATGCGACCGCCCATATTGCGGGGTTAATCGTCGGATTTTTAATAGGACTTAGCTATTTTCATCCCAAACGGATCGTCAGTTGGAAAAGTAAAAAAAGATAA
- the acpS gene encoding holo-ACP synthase: MIAGIGLDIVELDRIAKLDARSPKFRMRILTMEELEIYESHTTNRRIEFLAGRFAGKEAFAKAKGTGIGTQCSFLDISILPELSGKPTVFFKGDSITGFISITHTRTVAAAQVILLA, translated from the coding sequence TTGATTGCAGGAATTGGGCTTGATATCGTCGAATTGGATAGAATCGCCAAGTTGGATGCTAGGTCTCCGAAATTCCGTATGCGCATTTTAACTATGGAAGAGCTGGAAATTTACGAATCGCACACGACTAATCGGCGAATAGAATTCCTTGCGGGTCGTTTTGCTGGGAAAGAAGCGTTTGCTAAAGCGAAAGGAACAGGAATTGGCACGCAGTGTAGTTTCTTGGATATCAGCATATTGCCTGAACTGAGTGGCAAACCGACTGTGTTTTTCAAAGGAGATTCAATCACTGGTTTCATATCTATAACTCATACGCGAACCGTAGCAGCAGCTCAAGTTATCCTTCTTGCATAA
- a CDS encoding LolA family protein — protein MRSRIVALLLVVVMVVLAACGSPSKEDVMKKLSGKWNEAKGYDLQATMEIKTGAEPRSYEVAVWHTKPSFYRVNVTQAGSKDSQMIVRNKEGVFVVTPSLGKTYKFQSDWPSQNSQAYLIGALSEDIKADKNATMTEKEKTYVFETATRNNHKKVLPTQQIHIDKKTLLPTYVSVLDENKVEKIRITFNKITLGVERKAGDYKVDMDETNTGKETEPAADDEATGLSTYYPSVAWADGTLVDEEIVKMDSGTRTFMTFGGEKEFIIVQEPAVRAENKMAVSIEGDPVDLGFTVAALTENSIRWESGGVSFFIASDNLTQDELIEVAGSMQVEGMK, from the coding sequence ATGCGTAGCCGAATAGTTGCTCTTTTGTTAGTTGTAGTCATGGTAGTCCTTGCGGCATGTGGGTCGCCGTCGAAAGAGGATGTCATGAAGAAACTCAGTGGAAAGTGGAATGAAGCGAAGGGGTATGATTTGCAAGCGACCATGGAAATTAAGACTGGAGCCGAACCGCGTTCATATGAGGTCGCTGTTTGGCATACGAAGCCGTCTTTCTATCGCGTTAATGTAACGCAGGCAGGAAGTAAGGATTCCCAGATGATTGTTCGTAATAAAGAAGGTGTTTTTGTTGTTACCCCATCACTCGGTAAGACCTACAAGTTCCAAAGTGACTGGCCTTCTCAAAATAGCCAGGCGTATTTAATAGGTGCGTTGTCGGAAGATATTAAAGCTGATAAAAATGCGACAATGACGGAAAAAGAGAAAACGTACGTCTTTGAAACGGCCACGAGAAATAACCATAAGAAGGTTTTGCCAACCCAGCAGATCCATATTGACAAAAAGACATTGCTACCAACGTATGTCTCCGTACTGGATGAAAACAAGGTGGAGAAGATTCGCATTACGTTCAATAAGATTACACTTGGCGTCGAACGAAAAGCTGGCGATTACAAAGTAGATATGGATGAGACGAATACAGGTAAAGAAACTGAACCAGCCGCGGATGATGAAGCAACAGGACTCTCAACGTATTATCCGTCAGTAGCTTGGGCGGATGGCACTCTTGTTGATGAAGAAATCGTGAAAATGGATAGCGGTACACGAACATTCATGACTTTTGGAGGAGAGAAAGAGTTCATTATTGTTCAAGAACCAGCAGTTAGAGCGGAAAATAAAATGGCAGTCTCCATTGAAGGTGATCCTGTCGATCTTGGATTTACTGTTGCAGCCCTTACGGAAAATTCGATTCGTTGGGAAAGTGGAGGCGTTTCATTCTTCATCGCATCCGATAATTTGACGCAAGATGAACTGATTGAAGTAGCAGGATCGATGCAAGTGGAGGGGATGAAATAA
- the alr gene encoding alanine racemase encodes MEDSIHYRPTQAIVDLAAIRANVRNLKDYLGSETAVIAVVKADGYGHGEVEVAQAAFEAGAEMVSVATPAEAIRLRMAGISGDILVMGPSPLVFAEKAAELGIILTVSSAEWLQSALDVSEKFMQQLKIHVKIDSGMGRIGLRDEGALRSLMSVVNSTKQVLLDGIFTHFACADEENTENTEEQFIKFMRLVQTLSEKPRLVHASNSAASLLYPEYALDAVRFGIGLYGIAPSEYVGGKLPFRLERSLRIESELAYVKLLEVGNRISYGGTYVTSSAEWIGTIPIGYADGLRRGLRGQEVLIDGERMPIIGTICMDQCMVKLPRELAVGEKVVLIGRQDKEEVTMEEWAERLGTIPYEIAVSIAKRVPRIYTGKDGQNI; translated from the coding sequence ATGGAAGACTCTATTCATTATCGGCCAACACAAGCCATCGTCGATCTAGCTGCGATTCGGGCCAATGTTCGGAATTTAAAAGATTATTTGGGAAGTGAAACCGCAGTAATTGCAGTTGTGAAAGCAGACGGTTACGGCCACGGTGAAGTTGAAGTGGCTCAAGCTGCTTTTGAAGCTGGTGCAGAAATGGTCTCGGTGGCAACACCTGCCGAGGCGATACGACTCCGAATGGCTGGTATTAGTGGGGACATTCTTGTCATGGGACCGTCACCGCTTGTATTTGCTGAAAAAGCAGCCGAATTGGGGATTATACTAACCGTTTCGAGTGCTGAGTGGTTGCAATCGGCATTAGACGTTAGCGAAAAATTCATGCAACAATTGAAGATTCATGTAAAGATTGACAGTGGAATGGGTAGAATCGGATTGAGAGATGAGGGGGCGCTTCGGTCCCTTATGTCGGTCGTAAATAGTACTAAACAAGTGCTACTGGACGGTATCTTCACACACTTCGCTTGTGCTGATGAAGAAAACACTGAAAACACAGAAGAACAATTTATTAAGTTCATGAGGTTAGTGCAGACGCTGTCGGAAAAACCACGACTTGTTCACGCATCGAATAGCGCGGCGTCCCTCCTCTATCCCGAATATGCGCTTGATGCAGTCCGTTTCGGAATCGGACTTTATGGCATCGCGCCTTCGGAATATGTAGGAGGGAAATTGCCGTTTCGTCTTGAAAGATCATTGCGAATCGAAAGCGAACTTGCTTATGTAAAGTTGTTGGAGGTGGGCAATCGAATCAGTTATGGCGGTACCTATGTAACTTCGAGTGCAGAATGGATCGGCACAATCCCGATTGGTTATGCAGATGGTTTGAGACGTGGTCTGCGCGGACAGGAAGTACTCATTGATGGAGAACGAATGCCTATTATTGGAACCATCTGCATGGATCAATGCATGGTGAAGCTTCCGCGAGAACTGGCGGTTGGCGAAAAAGTTGTTCTAATAGGTCGTCAAGATAAAGAAGAAGTTACGATGGAGGAGTGGGCGGAGCGACTCGGCACGATTCCATATGAAATTGCTGTTTCCATTGCGAAGCGAGTACCGAGAATATACACAGGGAAAGATGGACAGAATATATAA
- a CDS encoding transcriptional regulator, whose translation MLTLRANKNFKEVIVKIPKRMLNENEHTVVHQELDRGDFVYISTKRYVTDYESDTIREEMMNGYLEMSQINLRIATECLHVEFEAQHTVERLVSGG comes from the coding sequence GTGCTAACGTTGCGTGCAAATAAAAACTTTAAAGAAGTTATTGTTAAAATTCCGAAACGGATGCTGAATGAAAATGAACATACGGTCGTTCATCAGGAACTGGACCGTGGTGATTTCGTTTATATTTCGACAAAGCGATATGTAACTGACTATGAATCGGATACGATCAGGGAAGAGATGATGAACGGTTATCTCGAAATGTCGCAAATCAACCTTAGAATCGCCACGGAATGCTTGCATGTGGAATTTGAAGCCCAGCATACGGTAGAACGTCTCGTAAGCGGAGGATGA
- a CDS encoding type II toxin-antitoxin system PemK/MazF family toxin — MAIKRGDVFFADLSPVVGSEQGGTRPVLVIQNDIGNRFSPTVIIAAITAQIQKAKLPTHVEIDAVRYGFERDSVILLEQVRTIDKSRLTDKITHLDEFLMEQVDEALEVSFGLIKF; from the coding sequence TTGGCAATAAAACGTGGAGACGTCTTTTTTGCAGATCTGTCGCCTGTTGTTGGTTCTGAACAGGGAGGTACGAGACCGGTCCTTGTCATCCAAAATGATATTGGAAATCGGTTTAGTCCGACGGTAATTATTGCGGCAATCACTGCGCAAATTCAAAAAGCGAAATTGCCTACACATGTTGAAATTGATGCGGTACGATACGGCTTCGAGCGGGATTCGGTTATTCTGCTCGAGCAGGTCCGCACAATCGACAAGTCGAGGCTTACAGATAAGATTACGCATCTAGATGAATTTTTGATGGAACAGGTCGATGAAGCGCTCGAAGTAAGTTTCGGCCTCATCAAATTCTGA
- a CDS encoding STAS domain-containing protein translates to MSIQLVEGVNENINEIIERWQLLMKDEKGEKFFHFMPEQLVEKTSSEFAALMTSNIYEQDIVNTEKLKEFTVKVVRFGWSIKFVNKAIDNFSKIVFELLEEKGVIEQSNLRFYMTLFDNWILPLRESIIEAYSVEWERTVSLQKIALQELSASLIPVFEKISVMPLVGTIDTERAKLIMENLLEGVVKQRAEVVLLDITGVPVVDTMVAHHIIQAADAVRLVGAKCMLVGIRPEIAQTIVTLGINLNDFTTTSTLQRGMQEALGLTNRTVVEVEQS, encoded by the coding sequence ATGAGTATTCAACTGGTGGAAGGCGTAAACGAAAATATTAATGAAATTATTGAACGATGGCAATTACTAATGAAGGATGAAAAGGGAGAGAAGTTTTTTCATTTCATGCCTGAACAACTTGTAGAAAAGACGAGTAGTGAGTTTGCGGCACTGATGACATCGAATATTTATGAACAAGACATTGTCAATACTGAGAAGTTGAAGGAATTTACTGTGAAGGTTGTCCGGTTTGGTTGGTCTATTAAATTTGTAAATAAAGCGATTGATAACTTTTCGAAAATTGTTTTCGAATTATTGGAGGAAAAAGGGGTTATTGAACAAAGTAATTTACGGTTTTATATGACACTTTTCGATAATTGGATTTTGCCTTTACGCGAAAGTATCATAGAAGCCTATTCCGTGGAATGGGAACGGACCGTCAGTTTGCAGAAAATCGCCTTGCAGGAACTGTCGGCTTCATTGATACCGGTTTTCGAAAAGATATCAGTAATGCCGCTTGTCGGTACGATCGATACCGAGCGGGCAAAATTAATTATGGAAAACTTACTGGAAGGTGTAGTAAAGCAGCGCGCCGAAGTAGTACTTCTTGATATTACCGGTGTACCAGTCGTGGATACAATGGTCGCCCATCATATCATTCAGGCGGCGGATGCAGTCCGTCTTGTCGGAGCAAAATGTATGCTGGTTGGAATTCGGCCGGAAATTGCCCAAACCATCGTTACGCTTGGTATTAACTTGAATGATTTCACAACAACTAGCACGTTGCAGCGCGGAATGCAGGAGGCACTTGGACTGACGAACCGGACAGTAGTGGAGGTTGAACAATCATGA
- a CDS encoding STAS domain-containing protein, whose product MNMRIPILKLNDTLIVSVQWELDDQTALQFQEDLLRKMHETTARGVVIDLTPIDFIDSFIAKVLGDVISMSGLMGAKVVITGIQPAVAITLIELGIRLENVLTALDLENGLDKLRKELEA is encoded by the coding sequence ATGAATATGAGAATTCCAATTTTGAAATTAAATGACACATTAATTGTTTCTGTTCAATGGGAACTTGACGATCAGACGGCCCTCCAGTTTCAAGAGGATTTATTGAGGAAGATGCATGAAACGACGGCAAGAGGTGTTGTGATTGATTTGACACCAATTGATTTCATCGATTCTTTTATTGCAAAAGTGTTGGGAGATGTTATCAGTATGTCTGGTTTAATGGGGGCGAAAGTCGTCATTACTGGTATTCAGCCTGCCGTTGCAATTACGCTTATCGAACTTGGGATTCGTTTGGAGAATGTTTTGACGGCACTCGATCTCGAAAACGGATTGGACAAACTGCGTAAAGAATTGGAGGCCTAA